The region GGAGCGCGAGGATCTCCGACGGACGACCCTGCCCCCTCCCGTCAGCCGAGGCGGAGCAGGTTCACGAGCAGGCTCGAGAAGACGACCACGTAGACGACGAGCCAGAACATCGTGAGCGGCCAGGGAGCCGGCGTGTCGAGACGACGCGGTGCGGCGGTCATGCGGGCTGGGGTAGGCAAGGCGCGTGCCATACCCAAGACCGTGGAAACACGGCATTCATGATTCGGGGGATTCCGAACCCCGAGAAGAATCGCCCCGCGGGGTCGCGCCGCTGGGAAAGCCGGTCCGATCCGCGCTCGCGCGGGCGGCTCCGCCCGGATAGAAGGCGCCCGTGCTCCGTCACGGACCGGGTCGTTCCGCCCTCGCGGTCGCCGCCGCGCTCGCCCTCGCCGGCGGCTGCGCTCGCCCCGGCCGCTTCGATCCGACGCGCCTCGACCCGACGAGCCCGGCCTCCCTGGCCGCCGCCGCCGAGGACTTCCGCGCCGCGTGCGCGCCCTGCCACGGCGCCGACGCGCGCGGCACGGGCCCGGTCGCCGCGAGCCTGCGCCAGCCGCCGACGGATCTCACGCTGCTCGCGACGCGCCGCGGCGGGATCTTCCCGTTCGACGACACGGTGGCGGTGATCGCCGGCGAGCGCGCGATCGACGCGCACGGTACTCGCGTGATGCCGATCTGGAGCTTCCGGCTCGGCGGCGGCGACGCGGCCTCGGCGGTCGCGTCGATCGACGCGCAGCGCCGGGTCGACATGCTCGCCCGCTACCTCGCGACGCTGCAGCGCCCGGCGCCGCCGCCGACCCCGACGAAGCCTTCCGCGCCGCCGCGGGCGCGCACGTCGCGCTGACGCGGTCCGCCGGCCGCGACTCAGAACCCGTAGCGGATGATCTCCGGGTGCGCGTTCGCGTACGCGCACGCGAAATCGAGCTGGGCCCGGCTCTGGGCGTGGATCTCGAAGAGCGCCTCGCCGCGCGTCACGACGTCCCCGAGCGTCCGCAGGAGCTTCACCCCGGCGACGACGTTCGCGGGGGCGCCGGCGCGCTTCGCGACCCGCGCGATCTCCCAGCAGTCGATCTCGGCGATGCGGCCGTCGGCGGGCGCCGGGACGATCGCCCGATGCTGCGCCTCGGGCGGGAACGCGCGCCGCCCCTGCACGTCCACGATGCGCTCGAAGGCGGCGGCCGCGGCGCCCGAGTCGAGCGCCTGCTGCGCGGCGTGATAGCCGCCGGCCGCGGGCACCGCGCCGACCATCTCGAGGAGATGCGCGGCGAGGTACAGCGCCTTCTCGCGGAGGTCGCGCGGCGCGCTGCCGTCGCGCCGCAGCACGGCCAGCACGTCGAGCGCCTCCAGGCGCGGGCCGATGCCGCGGCCGATCGGGCCGCGCGCCTCGGTGACGAGCGTGTCGACGCGGAGCTCGATCGCCTCCGCGACCACGCGGAAGAGCGCCGCCAGATGCTCGGCGGCGACGTGGTCGCGGACCTTGGCGGTCGGGCCCACGGGAATGTCGATCAGCACGTGGGTCGCGCCGGCGGTCTTCTTCTTGGCGAGGATCGACGCCACCATCTGCGGCTCGGTGTCGATCTCCATCGGCCGCTCGACGGTGATCAGGATGTCGTCGGCGGGCGCGAGGTCGAGCGCCCCGCCCCACGCGATGCAGGCGCCCGCCCGCTCGACGACCCGGTGCAGCTCGGCCGGCGGCAGCGCGACCTCGGCGAGGAGCGCCATGGTGTCGGCGGTGCCGGCCGGGCTGGTGATCGCGCGCGACGAGGTCTTCGGGATCGTGACGCCGAGCGCGGCGAGGATCGGCACGACGATCATGGTCGTGCGGTGGCCGGGAATGCCGCCGATGCAATGCTTGTCGGCGATGGGTCCGCGGCCGAAGTCGAGGCTCCGGCCGCGCGCGATCATGGCGCGGGTGAAATCGACGATCTCCCGCTCGTCGAGCGTCCGCAGCGCGCACGCCAGCACGAACATCGCGAGCTCGACCCGCGAGTAGCGGTGGCGGACGACGTCGCCGAGGATGGCGTCGAATCCGGCCCGGTCGAGCCGCTCACCACGGAGCTTCGCGCGCACGAGATCGACGCTGCGGGGCGCCGGCGCGATCGTCGCGTCGACGGGCGCGCCCTCCGGAAGCCCGAGGTCGCGGAATGCGACGTCCGAAAGCCCGATCTCGTCGGGCGCGATGAGCGCGTCGCGACAGAAGTTGAGGGTGCCCGTGAGCTCGCGCGGCTCGCCGCTCGCGGCGTCGACGCCGGCGACGCGCACGCGGTCGAGCACGTTGAAGCCGAGCGTGCCCGCGCGCACCGCCTCCTCGTGCACGAGGACGACGTGCTCGCGCATGGTGTCGATGCAGAGATGCTTCAGTCGGAACACCCGCCCCTCCCTCAATCCACGCGCACGATCTCGAGGTAGCGCGGCACCGCGGCGGTCCACCCGAGCTGCTGCTCGATGGCGTCGTGGAGGCCCTGTGCCGCCGGCTCCTCGCCGTGTACGACGAAGACGGTCTCGGGCGCGCGCGGCGCGCGGCGGAGCCACGCGACGATCTCGTCGCGATCCGCGTGCACCGAGAACGCCGGCACCGACGCGACCTCGGCGCGCACGCCAATGTACCGTCCGTGCATCTTGAGCTCGCGCGCCCCGTCGGCGAGCGCCCGTCCGCGCGTGCCCTCGGCCTGGAAGCCCACCAGCAGGACGGCGTTGCGCTCGTCGGGCAGGCGGCGCGCCAGGTGGTGCAGCACGCGCCCGCCGCTCGCCATGCCAGACGCCGACACGATGATGCTCGGGCCCCTGGCGTCGTTGATCGCGATCGAGTCCTCGACGGTGTGGGCTTCGATCAGGTTTCCGGGGTCGAAGGGATCGCCGTCACCGGCGAAGTCGGGCCGGATCTCGAGGCCGCCCGCGGCGATCGCGCGCCGGTACACGTCGAGCGCGGCGAGCGCCATCGGACTGTCGACGTAGACCGGGAGGTTCGGCACCCGCCCCTCGCGGATCAGCCGGCGCAGGTGCAGGAGCAGCACCTCGGTGCGATCGACCGCGAACGACGGGATGACGATCGTGCCGCCGCGCGCCGCCGTCCGCGCGATCGTCTCCTCGAACCGCGCGAGCGCGGCGGCGTCCTCGTGGCGGCGGTCCCCGTACGTCGACTCGATGAGCACGAGGTCGGCGGGCGGCGGGTCGGCCGGCGGATTCAGGATCGGATGGTGCGGCCGGCCGAGGTCGCCGCTCACGAGGAGCGCCCGCGGCTTCGCCCCCTCGATGGCGAGCAGGACCATCGCCGACCCGAGGATGTGGCCGGCGGGCAGGAAGGTCGCGCGCACGCCGGGAGCGATCTCGATACCCTGGAAGAACGCGGCGGCGCGGAACTGGCCGAGCGCGCGCTCGGCGTCGGCGCTCGTGTAGAGCGGGAGCGCCGGCACGTGCCTCGAGGTGCCGCGCCGATTGGCGTAGCCGGCGTCCTCCTCCTGGAGGTGGGCGCTGTCCGGCAGCACGATGCGCGCGAGGGCGTGCGTGAGATCCGTCGCGTAGATCGGGCCCCGGAAGCCGTTACGCGCGAGCGCCGGCAGGTAGCCCGAGTGGTCGAGGTGCGCGTGGGTGAGCGCGACGGCGTCGATCGACGCCGGGTCCACCGGGAACGGGCTCCAGTTGCGGAGCCGGAGAGGCTTCAGGCCCTGGAAGAGGCCGCAGTCGACGAGCACCCGCGCGCGCGGCGTCTCGAGGAGGAAGCGGCTGCCGGTGACGGTGCCCGTCGCGCCGAGGAACCGCAGGACGGGAGCGGCGGTGCGATCGCGTTTCATGTCGACCTCGGGAGCGCGGCCGCGACGAGCGCGGCGACGCCGATGGCGTTGGTGCAATGCGGGAGCGTGTCGCACGACAGGAGACGACGGACGCCGGCGGCGCGGATGCGGGCCTCGGCGCCGGGCGCGAAGATCGCGTGGCTCACGATCGCGTCGACGGAGCGCGCGCCGGCGGCGCGGAGCGCCCGCGCCGTCGCGGCGATCGTGGCGCCGCTGCTCGCGATGTCGTCGACGACGACCGCGCGCGCCCCGCCCGCCGCCGCCGGCACCTCGACGGAGACGGCGCGGTCTCCGTGCCGCACCTTGCGCGCCACCACGGCCCGGGCGCCGGCGCCGCGCGCGATCGCCCGCACCCACGGCGCCGATTCCTCGTCGGGTCCGACGACGAACCATGCGCCGCCGCGGGAGCGCAGCCACGCCGCGAGCGCCGGCGCCGCCGACACCGACCGGCTGCGGCCCGGGACCACCTCGGCGAGGCGCCGCACCCGATGAAGGTGCGCTTCGATGGTGAGCACGCCGTCGAATGCCTCACCGAGGAGGCGCCCGACGACCCGCTGCGACACGGGCTCGCCGGGATGGAACACGGCGTCCTGCCGCATGTACGGCAGGTAGGGGGCGACGAGCGTCACGCGCCGCGCTCCCGCGCGCCGGAGCGCGTCGGCCGCGAGCAGCACCTCGACGAGGCGCTCGTTCGGATCGGCGAGGGCCCGGACCAGGATCGCGTGGCGCCCGACCGGCGCCCGGACCCGGACGAGGCTTTCGCCGTCGGGAAAGCGGTGCAGGTCGACCGGCACCACCCGCCGCCGCGCCGCCCGGGCGAGCGCCGCTCCGAAGGCGGACGTGTCGGGGAAGACGTGAAGGGACGCGGACATCGGCTGCTCGTTATACGGCGGGCTCAGGATTTCAACGGAGCGACGCTCCGCCGGCGCGGTCCGGTCGGCGGGACACGGGGCTGCTGCCATCGCCTCCGGATCACCGCGCCGCGCGAGGATCGGACCGCGACACTACCGACGGGCGGAGCGATGCCGGGAGCGCGCGCCGGCGCGGACCGTGAGCACCGGCACCTCGGCGTGTCGGATGACGCGCTCCGCGACGCTCCCGAGGAGAAGGTGCGGAAGCCCGCTCCGCCCGAGCGTTCCCATCACGATCGCGTCGGCCTTGCGCGCGGCCTCGAGGATGCAGCTCGCCGGCGCCCCGGTCATCACCCGGCTCCGCACCCGTCCGACGCGGCGGCCGGCGACGGCGCGCGCGACATCCTCGGCGAGCCTCTCCTTCACCGCCGCGACCTCCGCGGCCGACGGCAGGATCGGTAGGCCGTGCGGCGGGTAGATCGGTGAGATCGCGTGCATCACGAGAAGCGACCCGTCGTGGCGCGCGGCGAGGTCGGCGGCGACGTCGAGGGCTCTCGCCGCCGACTTCGAGAAGTCGTACGGAACGAGAATCTTCCGGAAGAGCGCGGGCATGCGATCGTCAGCCGCGGGCGGCGCGCGCGTACTCCTCGAGGATGTCGCTCGCCGAGATCACGCCGACGACGCGCTCGCCGTCCACGACGGGCAGCGCCCGCACCCGCCGCTCCAGCATGAGCCGGGCGGCCGTGGCGGCATCGACGCCGGTGCCGACCGTCGTCGGATCGGACGTCATGGCGGCGTTCACCTTGGTGCGGGCGAGATGTCCGACGTGCGGACCGAGATCGACGTTGCTCAACATGCCAACGAGCTTCCCGTCCTCGACCACGGGAAGATGGCGGATGCGGTGCTGCGCCATCTTCCCCCGCGCCTCCTCGAGCGTCGCGTCGGGTGCGATCGTGATCGGCACCGCGCGCATCAGCTCGCCGACCTCGCCCGGACCGGCCGTCGTCGCGGCCGCCGGCGCGCGCGCGGCCTCGGCGACGAGCGCCCCCACGTGGGGCTGCCGCTGCGCCGGCACGGTGAGCACCGGGCACGGCGCGAGCCGCGCCACCTTCGAAGCGACGCTTCCGAGTAGCAGGTGCTTCAGCCCGCTCCGCCCGTGCGTCCCCATCACGATCACGTCGATCTGGCGCTCGGCCGCGAGCTGCAGGATCCGCAGCGTCGGCGTATCGACGCGGACGTCGACCTCGAACGCGGGCACCTCCCCGTCCCGCTCGAGGAGCGCGCGGACGTGCTGCTGCAAGCGCTCCGTCTCCTCGCGGATCCACGCCCCGTCGATGGGCGCGATCGGATACTCGGTCATGGTGTAGACGGGCAGCGGCAGCGCATGGGTCACGAGCAGCCGTCCCTTCGCCGCGCGCGCGAGACCGCCGGCGACGCGCAGCGCCGCATCCGCGGGCGCCTCGTAGTCGACCGGCACCAGAATGTTCGTGAAGGTCGTCATGCGTCCCGACGATGCCGCTTTCGTGCCAGGCGGAGCGCCCGTGTTTTCCCGGGCGACGGTCCCGCGCGCCTCCGAGATGCGAGAGGGCTCCTGCCCGAAATTCCCGCGTCTGGGAAGAGACGCGCGCGCGAGAAGGCGCCTACCCGAACGCGGAGTCGGCGGGGCCGAAGGCGTCCGGAAGCGCCAGGAGCTCGCCGTACGAGAAGACCGGGCCGTCGCTGCAGACGTCGCGGTCGTTCACGTAGCAGTGCCCGCAGAGCCCGGTCCCGCACTTCATGTAGCGCTCGAGCGCGACGTGGATCGCGCCGGGCGCGAGGCCGGCGGCGGCGAGCGCCGCGGCGGCGGAGCGCAGCATCCCCGGCGGCCCGCAGAGCGCGGCGCGCTCCGCACCCACCGCCGCGACCGCCGCCGCGACGAGCTCCGTCACCACCCCCGTCCGGCCGTGCCACCCGGGCGCCGCCTCCTCGACCGTCTCGAACAGCGCGACGTCCGGCTGGACGCGCCAGCCGGCGAGGCTCGCCCGCAGGATACGGCTCCCGGGCGTACGCGCGCCGTAGAGGATCGCGACCGGGGTGCCCGCCGCCCGCGCCCGGAGCTGCGCGTCGATCGCGCTCCGCAGCGGAGCCAGGCCGCAACCGCCCGCGACGTAGAGCGTCGGACGATCCGCGCCGTCCTGCGGGAAGCCGCGCCCGAACGGCCCCCGGACGCCGACGCTCGCGCCCACCTCGCAGGCGAAGAACGCCCCGGTGAGCGCGCCGACCCGCCGCACGGTGAGCGTGACGGTACCGGGCGCCGCGCCCGCGCACGGCAGGTGGGCGAGCGTGAACGCGGCCTCACCGTGGCCGAGGAGCGAGAGCATCACGAATTGCCCGGGCCGCGCGGCGTCGAGCGCGGGGACGGGCGTCGCGAGGCCGAGCACGAAGGTACGGGTGTCCTCGGCCTCGTCGTGCATCGCCACGACGCGAGCGGGGTGCGGCAGGGCCGCCGCGAAATCGTCGGGCGGTGCGACCACGCTCATCGCTCGCCTCCGAGCGCCGCCAGGACGCCGAGCGCGCCGATCGTGCCCGGACACGCGACGTCACAGCGGCCGCAACCGACGCAGCCGAGCCGCCCCGTCGGGCCCGCGAAGTCGCGCGAGAGCTTGTGGTACCAGAAGCGCCGCACGCGATCACCCGGACGGGGCGCGGGGTGATGTCCCGAGGCCTGGCGCTGGAAGCCCTCGAGGAGGCAGCTGTCCCAGATGCGAGCGCGCGTCCCGCCCGCGCCCACCGGCTCGTCGACGACCGTGAAGCAGGTGCAGGTCGGGCAGAGGCTCGTGCAGCCGGTGCAGGCGAGGCAGCGCGGACCGACCGCCTGCCACTCCTCGTCGGCAATCGCGCCTCCCGCCGGCGCCGCGTTCATACGCGCGAGCCCGCGCGCGACGTACGGCCGCACCGGAAAGCTCGCCGCCGCCCCGGCCGCCAGCTCGGCGAGCAGGAGCGCGGTGCCGTCGTCGACCGGCGTGCTCGCCACCCCGGCGCCGTGCAGCGCCGCGACCCCCGCCGCGCTCCCCCACGCGACGACGACGCGACCGTCCGGCAACGCCGTCAGGTTCAGGTCGAAGGGCGCGCGCGCGAACGGGCCCGCGTCGACCTCCAGACAAAAGCCGCCGGCACAGGCCCCCGAGCAGTCGAGGCCGACGAGAAAGGCCGCCGCGCGCCGGGCGCGGTACCACGGATCGGATCCGAAGTGCGCATCGAGGTGCGCGATCGCGGCGAGGTCGCACGCGCGAAGGCCGACGAAGGCGACCCGCTCGGGGCATGGGACGACGGGACGCATGGCGCCCGTGTCGTCCCAGGCGAGCACGGGCTCGCGCGGCGGCACGAGCCAGCCCTTCACCCCCGCGAGCGGCGCCGCCGTCGACCACGCGAGCGCACCCTCCCCGTTCGTCGCCGTCCAGACCGGCGCGCCCTCCACCGTGCGCGGCTCGATCACGCGCCGGTCGAGGGCGAGCGCGCGGCGGATCCGGTCCACCGCCGCCCGCGACGCGAGCACGCACGCGTCCATCAGCAGGCCTCCACCGCGACCGCGCACACCTTGAGCTCCGGCATGCGGGCGATCGGATCGAGCGCGTCGTTGGTGACGAGATTCGGCGAGGCTTCGGCGAAGTGGTACGGCATCGCGACGACGCCCGGCGGGACGTCGTCCGACACGATGGCGCGCGTCGTCACCTCGCCGCGCCGCGAGCGCACGCGGACGCAAGCGCCGGTCGTGATCCGCCGGCGCGCGGCGTCGCTCGCGTGCATCCACACGAGACCGAGCGGGTTCTCGCGCTCGAGGAGGGGCGCGCGCCTGGTCATCGACCCCGATCCGTACTGGTGGTGCAGCCGGAAGGTCGTGAGCTGGAGCGGGTACTCGGCATCGGGAAGCTCCGCGGGCGGCGTCTGGTCGACCGGGATCAGCCGGCCGCGTCCGCGCACGCAGCTCGCCACGTGCAGGCGCGGCGTACCCGGATGCGCGGGCGTGGGACACGGCCAGCAGAGCCCGCCGCTCGCCCCGATCCGAGCGTGGCTCATGCCTCCGTAGATCGGCGTCAGCGCCGCCATCTCGGTGAAGACCCCGGCCGCATCGCGGAAACCCATCGGCCGCCCGAGCCGCGCCGCGAGCGCTTCCAGCATCTCCCAGTCGGTCCGCGCCTCTCCCGGCGGCGCCACGGCGCGCCGCACCCGCTGCACGCGCCGCTCGGTCGACGTGAACGTCCCGTCCTTTTCGGCGAAGCTCGCCGCCGGCAGGACGATGTCGGCGCACGTGGCGGTCTCCGTGAGGAAGAGCTCGGCGACGATCAGGCAGTCGAGCCGCCCGAGGGCGCGCGCGACGAAGCGTCCGCCGGGATCGGTGACGACGGGATCCTCGCCGATCACGAGCAGCGTCTTCAACCGCCCGTCGTGCGCGGCATGCTGCATGGAGAGCGACGTGAGCCCCGGCGCGGACGGCAGCGCGACGCCCCACGCGGCCTCGAAGCGGCGCCGCGCGGCCGCGTCGTCGACCGGCTGATACCCAGAGTAGACGTCCGGGAGCGCGCCCATGTCGCACGCGCCCTGCACGTTGTTCTGCCCGCGCAGCGGGTTCACCCCGCCGCCGATCGCTCCGACGTTTCCCGTCACGAGCGCGAGGTTCGAGAGCGCGATGACGGTCTCGGTGCCCGAGACGTGCTGGGTGACGCCGAGCCCGTACGCGAGCCAGCCGCGCCGGCTCGCGGCGTAGAGCCGGGCCGCGTCGACGATGGCCGCGGCCGGGACGCCGGTCACGCGCGCCGCCTCGTCCGGCGTCCACCTGGCGAGCGCCGCCCGGAGCGCGTCGACGTTCTCGCAGCGCGCGTCGAGATACGCGCGATCCTCCCATCCATGGGCGAAGATCGCGTGCAGCATGCCGTTCACGAAGGCGATGTCGGTGCCGAGCCTGATCTGCGCGTGCAGGTCGGCCGCGCGTGCGAGGCGGGTGCGCCGCGGATCGACGACCACCAGCGGGACGCCGCGCTCGTGCGCGGCCAGGATGCGGGCGCCCAGGATGGCGTGGTTCTCGGTGACGTCGGCGCCCACGACGAGCAGACAGTCGGTCTCGTCGACGTCGGCGATCGGGTTCGTCATCGCGCCCGAGCCGAGGGTCCGGCGGAGTCCGGCGACCGACGGCGCGTGACAGACGCGCGCGCAGTGGTCGACGTTGTTCGTCCCGAGCACCGCGCGCGCGAACTTCATCGCCGCGAAGGCGTCCTCGTTGGTCGCGCGCGCGCTCGCGACGACCCCGACCGCATCCGGGCCGCCCTCGTGGCGCGCCGCCGCGAGCGCCTCGGCGGCGGCGGCGAGCGCCACGTCCCATGCGACCGCCTCGAGCCGCCCGTTCCGACGCAGCAGCGGCCGCGTCAGGCGCTCCGGGCTCGCGATGAACTGCGCCGCGTTCCACCCCTTCACGCAGAGCTGCCCGCGTGACACCGGGTGCAGGCGCTCCGGCGCCACCCCGACGACCCGTCCCCCGGCAACGTCGAGGACGAGCCCGCAGCCGACCGCGCAGAAAGGACAGGTCGTCGTGGTCACGGCGCCGCCGCCTCCAGCGCGCGCGCGGCGCGACCGTCGGCGCGGACGAGCCGGCACGGCGCGGCGGCGGGGGCCGCCCCGATGCGTTCAGCGACGCCGTCCACGGTGTCCTCCCTTGCCGCACCCGCCGACGGCCGGCGCGCGCACCGTCAAGACCGGCACGGGCGCGTGGCGCACGACCTTCTCGGCGACGCTGCCGATCAAGAGGTGCGCGAGTCCGGTCCGGCCGAGCGTGCTCATCACGATCACGTCGGCGCGCTTGGCGGCGTCGAGGATCGCGGGCACGGCTTCGCCCGTCACGGCGCGGCAGGCGACGCGCTTCGCACCCGCGCCGAGCGCCTGCCGCGCCACCTCGGCGAGCCGCGCCTCGCGCTCGCGGGCGATCTCCGCCGGCGGCGTCCAGGCGATCTCTTCCCGGGTCGGATAGCCGGGGCCGGTGTAGAACGGCGTGAGCACGTGCAGGAGCGTGATGCGCCCCTCATGGCGGTCGGCGAGCGCGGACGCCACGCGCAGCGCGTGGGTGGCGTTCGGCGAGAGGTCGTGCGGCACGAGGATGCGCCGGAATCGCGTCGTCATACCCTCAGCACATTCCAAGATCCCTGCCACGCCGTGCGCAGCGCCAATCGCGCAACCCCACGCGACTCGACACGCCGCCGCTTGGCGCGGCCGGGAATGCGAGGCCGTACATTCGCAGCCCTGGGAACGGCGCGCGGCGGCGCGCGCGACCACGCACATGGTCCGCGCCTTCGAGCACGCCCGCGCCGCGCTCGGGCTCGACACGTCGCCGCCGCACGACCGGGACTCAGAGGTTGTGAAGAAATCCCGGACGGGAGGGGATTTTTTCACAGCCTCTCAGTCCGCGCCGTCCGTCCGCCACGCGAAGAGCGCGCCGAGCGCGGCGGCGCGCGCGGCCCGCGCGTCGCCGTCGGTCGCGATCGTGACGCGCGGCTCGCCGGGCGCCCACGGCTCCGCCTCGGACGCCTGGGCCAGATAGGTGTCGAAGCGCGCGTCGGACACGTCGCCGGGCAGCCGCGCCGCGAGCCGCGTCCGCACCGTCTCGGGCTCGGCGGTCGCCTCGACGAAGAGCACGCGCCGGCCGCGCCGCGCCGCCACCGCCGCGACCGCGTCCCGATCGGCACGGCGCAGGAACGTCGCGTCCGCGATCACCGTCCGGCCGGCCGCGAGCCCGGCGTCGACCTCGCCGCAGAGCGCCGCGTAGACGGCGGCGCGCGCCGGCGCGCCGTAGCGGTCGGGCGGCGCGGCGGCGCCCGGGTGGTCCGCGCGCTTGCGGATCACGTCCGAGCGCAGCACCTCGGCCTCGGTGATCTCGGCGAGCGCGGCGGCGATCGTCGACGTCCCCGTGCCGCTCCGTCCGCAGCAGACGATCAGCGCCGGCGCGTGCGCGCGCCAGGCGGAGCGGAGCGCGAGCGCGACGTAGGCGGCGGCGCGCGCGCGCGCGCGCTCCCGCTCGGCCGCCTCCACCTCGGGCTCGGCGTCCGTGAGCGCGGCGACCATCGCGCGCACGCTCGCCCGATACGCAGCATAGTACGGCACGAGCCGCGGGAGCACGGGATCGTCGGCCGCATCCACGTAGGCCGCCGCGAAGGCGGCGGCGAGGTCGCGCCGGCCGCGGGCCTCGAGGTCCATCGTGAGGAACGCGATCTCCGACGCGACGTCGTTGCAGCGGAGCGGCAGCGAGAACTCGATGCAGTCGAAGACGTAGATGCCTTCCGGCAAGCCGCCGGCGCCGCCCGCCGGCACGAAGCACACATGCTCCGCGTGCAGGTCGCCGTGTCCCTCGCGGATGCGGCCCTCCGCCTGACGCGCCCGCAGGAGCGGCGCGTGCGCCCGCACGAACCACTCGGCGGTCGCGACGAGCGCCGCGTGCTCCTCCGCGAAGAGCACGCGGCCGACGAACGGCCGGAGTGTGGCCAGGGTGTCGGCGAAGCGCCGCCGCACCGCCTCGGGCGACGCTTCGGCCGCGACCGCCGGTCCGCTCGGGGCCGCGCCGTGGAACGCCACGATCCGGCGCGCGAGCGCCGCCATCATGGAGACGTCGACGGCGCCGGCGGCGAGCAGGGCCGGCAGCAGCCGCGCCGCGGGGAGGCGCCGCATGTGGAGCACCGGCTCGACGGGCTCGCCCGCGCCGCCGAGCGCGAGCGTGCCATCGGCGCGCCGCACGACGTCGACGACGTCGAGGTAGACCGCCGCGGCGAGGCGCCGGTTCAGCCGCAGCTCCTCGGCGCAGAAGAAGCGCCGGCGCTCCCGCGTCCCGAAATCGAGGAACGAGAAGCGCACCGCCTTCTTGAGCTTGTAGACGTCGTCGCCCGCGAGGAACACGTGCGAGATGTGGGTCTGCACGTGCTCGACCCGCGCCGGCCGGGCCGCGTGGAAGGCCGGGGCCGCGAGCGCGGCCAGCACCTCCTCCGGGACCTCCTCGATCGCGTCCGCGCCGCTCATGCGGCTCCGGCGAGCACGCGGGTCGGGCGAGCCCCTCCCGGAGCGCCCGGCCGCGGCATCGGCAGGGCCGACGCGGGCGAAGCGAGCCGCAGGAACGACGCGCGCCGGCACCTCGCCGACATGCTACGGCGCGCGCTTCAGGTAGGCGACGATCGCGCGCACCTCGGCGGGCGTCAGCACGCGCCGGAAGTGCGGCATGGCCGGCCGCTTGGTCGCGAGCATGTGCCAGACCGCCGTCCGCACCTGCTCCGGGTCGCGGCGCCGGAAGTAGGCGCGGTCGAACACGACCGCCGGCCGCTCGCCCTCCTCGGCGAGGCTGCCGGCGCCGCGTCCGTCGTCGCCGTGGCAGGCGGCGCAGTAGCGGTCGTAGAGGACGTAGCCGGGCGAGAGCAGCCGCACGAACGCGACCAGCGAACGGAGCTCGCCCGCGGCGATCGGCGGCCCGATGGCCGGCATCCCGCCGCGTCCGTGGCTCGCGAGGACGCCGAGATCCTTCTCGTCCACGCTCGCCTGGAAGGCCGGGTCGGAGAGGTCGCGCGGCGTCCGCGCGCCCGGCGGCAGCGTCAGCTCGGGCGTTCCGGTGCGGCCGTGGCAGAGCTCGCAGCGGTCGACGTACACCGCCTGCCCCTCCTCGACGCGCCGCCACTCGATCGTCGGCAGCCGCTCGAGGTAGGCGGCGATCGCCTC is a window of Deltaproteobacteria bacterium DNA encoding:
- a CDS encoding thymidine phosphorylase family protein — protein: MFRLKHLCIDTMREHVVLVHEEAVRAGTLGFNVLDRVRVAGVDAASGEPRELTGTLNFCRDALIAPDEIGLSDVAFRDLGLPEGAPVDATIAPAPRSVDLVRAKLRGERLDRAGFDAILGDVVRHRYSRVELAMFVLACALRTLDEREIVDFTRAMIARGRSLDFGRGPIADKHCIGGIPGHRTTMIVVPILAALGVTIPKTSSRAITSPAGTADTMALLAEVALPPAELHRVVERAGACIAWGGALDLAPADDILITVERPMEIDTEPQMVASILAKKKTAGATHVLIDIPVGPTAKVRDHVAAEHLAALFRVVAEAIELRVDTLVTEARGPIGRGIGPRLEALDVLAVLRRDGSAPRDLREKALYLAAHLLEMVGAVPAAGGYHAAQQALDSGAAAAAFERIVDVQGRRAFPPEAQHRAIVPAPADGRIAEIDCWEIARVAKRAGAPANVVAGVKLLRTLGDVVTRGEALFEIHAQSRAQLDFACAYANAHPEIIRYGF
- a CDS encoding universal stress protein, giving the protein MPALFRKILVPYDFSKSAARALDVAADLAARHDGSLLVMHAISPIYPPHGLPILPSAAEVAAVKERLAEDVARAVAGRRVGRVRSRVMTGAPASCILEAARKADAIVMGTLGRSGLPHLLLGSVAERVIRHAEVPVLTVRAGARSRHRSARR
- a CDS encoding universal stress protein, coding for MTTFTNILVPVDYEAPADAALRVAGGLARAAKGRLLVTHALPLPVYTMTEYPIAPIDGAWIREETERLQQHVRALLERDGEVPAFEVDVRVDTPTLRILQLAAERQIDVIVMGTHGRSGLKHLLLGSVASKVARLAPCPVLTVPAQRQPHVGALVAEAARAPAAATTAGPGEVGELMRAVPITIAPDATLEEARGKMAQHRIRHLPVVEDGKLVGMLSNVDLGPHVGHLARTKVNAAMTSDPTTVGTGVDAATAARLMLERRVRALPVVDGERVVGVISASDILEEYARAARG
- a CDS encoding ribose-phosphate diphosphokinase; protein product: MSASLHVFPDTSAFGAALARAARRRVVPVDLHRFPDGESLVRVRAPVGRHAILVRALADPNERLVEVLLAADALRRAGARRVTLVAPYLPYMRQDAVFHPGEPVSQRVVGRLLGEAFDGVLTIEAHLHRVRRLAEVVPGRSRSVSAAPALAAWLRSRGGAWFVVGPDEESAPWVRAIARGAGARAVVARKVRHGDRAVSVEVPAAAGGARAVVVDDIASSGATIAATARALRAAGARSVDAIVSHAIFAPGAEARIRAAGVRRLLSCDTLPHCTNAIGVAALVAAALPRST
- a CDS encoding cytochrome c, encoding MLRHGPGRSALAVAAALALAGGCARPGRFDPTRLDPTSPASLAAAAEDFRAACAPCHGADARGTGPVAASLRQPPTDLTLLATRRGGIFPFDDTVAVIAGERAIDAHGTRVMPIWSFRLGGGDAASAVASIDAQRRVDMLARYLATLQRPAPPPTPTKPSAPPRARTSR
- a CDS encoding MBL fold metallo-hydrolase: MKRDRTAAPVLRFLGATGTVTGSRFLLETPRARVLVDCGLFQGLKPLRLRNWSPFPVDPASIDAVALTHAHLDHSGYLPALARNGFRGPIYATDLTHALARIVLPDSAHLQEEDAGYANRRGTSRHVPALPLYTSADAERALGQFRAAAFFQGIEIAPGVRATFLPAGHILGSAMVLLAIEGAKPRALLVSGDLGRPHHPILNPPADPPPADLVLIESTYGDRRHEDAAALARFEETIARTAARGGTIVIPSFAVDRTEVLLLHLRRLIREGRVPNLPVYVDSPMALAALDVYRRAIAAGGLEIRPDFAGDGDPFDPGNLIEAHTVEDSIAINDARGPSIIVSASGMASGGRVLHHLARRLPDERNAVLLVGFQAEGTRGRALADGARELKMHGRYIGVRAEVASVPAFSVHADRDEIVAWLRRAPRAPETVFVVHGEEPAAQGLHDAIEQQLGWTAAVPRYLEIVRVD
- a CDS encoding FAD/NAD(P)-binding protein, which gives rise to MSVVAPPDDFAAALPHPARVVAMHDEAEDTRTFVLGLATPVPALDAARPGQFVMLSLLGHGEAAFTLAHLPCAGAAPGTVTLTVRRVGALTGAFFACEVGASVGVRGPFGRGFPQDGADRPTLYVAGGCGLAPLRSAIDAQLRARAAGTPVAILYGARTPGSRILRASLAGWRVQPDVALFETVEEAAPGWHGRTGVVTELVAAAVAAVGAERAALCGPPGMLRSAAAALAAAGLAPGAIHVALERYMKCGTGLCGHCYVNDRDVCSDGPVFSYGELLALPDAFGPADSAFG